The following are encoded together in the Panicum virgatum strain AP13 chromosome 6K, P.virgatum_v5, whole genome shotgun sequence genome:
- the LOC120713343 gene encoding uncharacterized mitochondrial protein AtMg00810-like — MKDKEYIVFGDNSRGKVRGVGAIRISDDFTLREVALVDKLGFNLLSISQLLDDGYEFFLGLHIKQTRDGTFIHQDKYTKDMLKKFDFGDLSPMPTPMSTSTVLDEDTKGVTVDQKEYRSMIDSLLYLMATRPDIQFAVYLCARWDCLHH; from the exons atgaagGACAAGGAGTACATCGTCTTCGGGGATAACagcagaggaaaggtacgtggagttgGCGCTATTCGGATTTCTGATGActtcaccctgagagaggttgctcttGTTGATAAACTTGGTTTTAATCTGCTTTCTATttcacaacttcttgatgatgggtATGAG ttcttcctcgggttgcACATCAAGCAAACCCGGGATGGCACCTTCATCCACCAGGACAAGTACACcaaggatatgctcaagaagttcgacttcggggaccTCAGTCCCATGCCGACTCCTATGAGCACTTCTACGGTGCTGGATGAGGACACTAAAGGTGTTactgtggaccagaaggagtacaggagcatgatcgacTCGCTCCTGTACTTGATGGCCACCAGACCCGACATCCAGTTCGCGGTCTATCTCTGCGCAAG gtgggattgcttgcaccACTGA